The following is a genomic window from Corynebacterium incognita.
AGAGTGGCAGCGATGGTGGAAGAAACCAACAACTCGGTAGGTGCCAACGAAGCGCGGGACGCCCTCGCGGAGCTCAAGGCTGTCCAGCAGCAGCGGCCACGACAATCGAACCCGCTCCTAGACATGCTGGTGTGCGCACTCATGGGCGCTGCGATCGGAGTCATCGTTTACCCCAGCGCGTGGGGCTTCGTCCCCTTGGCGGTCGCGATCATCATGATTTTCGTGGTTCCCGGGTATGGCGTCCGCACTCGTACTGGGGTGCGTGCCTCCTACCGGCAGGACCCTCACCTTGGCGAGGAATCCGTGACAGGATCGTCCTTCTGGAAATCGTTAGTGGCTTTTCTCGCACTCTATTCCGTAATGTGGTTGCCCTTCGAAGGCCTCTGGTGGTCCGTTATCGTAGCCTTCGTTTACGGGATTGGGTTCTTCGTATTTATGCGGTACTCGGAAAAGAAGTCCCCGGCTCCGTTTCACGGAGCATAGGGACGTGGCGGATATGGACCCGACATTAGACCCAGTCATTCACCCGCTTCCCAGGCTCAAGATTTGCGGTGTGCTGGCGGCGGAGGGGGCCTACGAAGCAGAAATCCGCGGGGAGATGCGCTTCGGCGCGCTGCGCGATCGGTTAGGTATCAAAGACGCCGCGCTGTCCAAGCAACTTAAACACCTGGAAGAAGCCGGATATATCACCCGGTTTCGCGAATATGGTCTGACCCGCGACAAGGACACCGTGTGGGTCATGCTCACAGCCAAAGGGAAGACGGCTTTCGACGCCCACGTGGCTGCCCTGCAGGAGATTGCCGGGTCGTCGGAAAGCACAGCGGACTAGGGGATAGGGGATTAGTGGGCAAAGCGCTTCCTACTGAAAGCGGATTTTTACGCGCTAGGCGCTGGCCGTGGTCGCGTTCGCGGGCTCGGTCGTAGCGGTGGTGGCCTCGCGCCGGTGGGTGTGCTCCGGGAAGAAGAACAGGGACACGGCCACACAGAACCAGAGCAGCGCGGCCAGCCACACGAAGTCGTTGACCAGGAACTTGGCGTACCAATTCTGCGTGTAGACGTCGATATGGTCGCCGAACCACCACTTCGGCGGAACCGTCAGCACGAGGACGGACCAGAGGGCGACCACGGC
Proteins encoded in this region:
- a CDS encoding transcriptional regulator — its product is MDPTLDPVIHPLPRLKICGVLAAEGAYEAEIRGEMRFGALRDRLGIKDAALSKQLKHLEEAGYITRFREYGLTRDKDTVWVMLTAKGKTAFDAHVAALQEIAGSSESTAD